In the genome of Thiorhodovibrio winogradskyi, the window CTTTCCGTCCGAAGCGCCGGTCGCGGCGACGCCCCGCGGCACTGTTGTGCTCGCCACCCTGGAAGGCGACGTGCATGATCTGGGCAAAAACATCCTGCGCATGATTCTCACTGTCGAGGGCTATCGCGTCGTCGATTGCGGCAAGGATTGTCGGCTTGATCGGGTCATCGACACCATCCGCGAGGAAAACGCCTTCGCGGTCGGCATCAGCGGTCTGATCTCGCCGGTGGTGCCGCAGGTGCGTCGGTTGCGCGAGATCCTCAACAACCTAGATCTACCAGGGGTTCCCGTGCTGGCGGGTGGCGCGGCGCTGAAACAGATGTCCACCGCCAGCCTGAATGTTGATTACGTCGCCCAGACCGCTTTCGATGGCCTGCATTATTTGCAAGAAATGGCCGACCTGAATCCTGGACAGCGGTAATGAAGAGCCTGGAACGCATTGTCGCTACTGTAGCCTTTCGCGCGACAGATCGCACGCCGGTGATACCTCAGGTGTTTGGCCACGCTGCTGTGCTTTCTGGTGTCCCTTTGGAGGACTATGTGTGTGACGGCGCGCTTCTAGCGCGCTGCCAATTGGAAGCCCTGGCGCATTACCGCTATGACGCGGTTTTCGCCCTCATGGACGTCAATGTGGAAGCCGAAGCGCTGGGTTTGCGGCTGAATTTCGCGGCCGACCGCTATCCAACGGTCCAGGCCCATGCCCTGGCGGCTGAATTGCTCGCCACGGAGCCATTGCGGCTGCCCGATCCCGAGAGCGCCGGGCGCATGCCGGAACTCTTGCGGGCGGCGCATCTGCTGCGCGAGGCGCTTGGTGACGAGGTGGCGGTCGTGGGCTGCGTGCTAGGTCCTATGTCACTGTGCGCTCAGTTACTGGGTTTGGAAGCCGCGCTTTATCTGGCGATCGATGAACCGGAGCAGTTCATGCAACTGCTGGACTTTGCGACCGAGGTGCTCATCCGCTTCGGTGTCGCGCAAATCAATGCCGGTGTGCATCTGCCACTGGTGTTCGATCCC includes:
- a CDS encoding cobalamin B12-binding domain-containing protein gives rise to the protein MPTAQDHNEETMRQLVLALLDGDQARASDAALVLHKAGVDNGRIIADGIEAAMAHLDAKCTLQQFNLLEIMLAGRSVTAVMKVLFPSEAPVAATPRGTVVLATLEGDVHDLGKNILRMILTVEGYRVVDCGKDCRLDRVIDTIREENAFAVGISGLISPVVPQVRRLREILNNLDLPGVPVLAGGAALKQMSTASLNVDYVAQTAFDGLHYLQEMADLNPGQR
- a CDS encoding uroporphyrinogen decarboxylase family protein, producing MKSLERIVATVAFRATDRTPVIPQVFGHAAVLSGVPLEDYVCDGALLARCQLEALAHYRYDAVFALMDVNVEAEALGLRLNFAADRYPTVQAHALAAELLATEPLRLPDPESAGRMPELLRAAHLLREALGDEVAVVGCVLGPMSLCAQLLGLEAALYLAIDEPEQFMQLLDFATEVLIRFGVAQINAGVHLPLVFDPAASPEIIPVPFYREFLVPRLVRLFSALKAAGARFNWLHTTGAIGAILPFYPLAGVELANLDYAVEPELAMQGLSWIAMNGNLKPLDFVYGAPDDIAKASARLLDLFAPRGGFILSSGCEIPPEARPENIMALVAAAMCES